The Populus trichocarpa isolate Nisqually-1 chromosome 18, P.trichocarpa_v4.1, whole genome shotgun sequence genomic interval TAATAATTTTGCCCTGTACAGTTTTGTCTTGTCTCTCATAAATGTGTAGTTTTCTTGAATCTTGTGTAAGCTAAGTTTCtgttgagaaaaagaaaacaaaagaaaaaataaaacattttgattACCTTACCAGCTCCCTTCAATTGTTCTCTCCAAAATCTTCTCTGCAAATTTCGGTagtgtttttcttatattttttttctcaccgtTTCATACTGCCTCGCATTGCTAAGACACAGAGAAGTAGAGAGGTTCTTGTTTGATGGCTTTTCTTGGAGCCAAATTTTTATCTTTGAGACCAGCAGCAATACTTTTCTTCACTTTCATGTTAGCTTCTGCGTTTATTTCTGCTGAAAGAAGCATAAAACATGGAGTGTCTAGATTGAGTGAAGCAGAAGAACTCGAGCCTAATTACCTTGTGAAAATCATCAGTTTCTTATGGCAGTCTGATGAATCTGGTTATCAACATGTTTGGCCGGTAACTCaaaaacttgattttgtttCTATCAATTACAGTGATTGATTTTTGATGTATTATCTTGAATGAAGTGTCTCTGTTAGCATATATAACAACTCTatccatcattttcttttcccatGCAGGAACTAAGTTTTAATTGGCAAGCTGTTATTGGTACTATAATTGGATTCTTTGGAGCAGCATTTGGAAGTGTAGGTGGTGTTGGTGGTGGCGGCATTTTCGTTCCTATGTTGACCCTGATTATTGGGTTTGATCCAAAATCAGCAACAGCTATATCAAAATGTAATGTCTAAAGGTTCTGTTGACAGGACCTCTCCTGTATATCACTGAAATCTTTAATTGGGAAATGCACAATCATATACATTCGATTCCTTTTGAACCTTTGATTTTGTTGATCTAAGCTGGATTTATCTTTTGCCTGAGGCAGTTGGCTTGGATTCAGCCTCAAAacgctggtttttttttttttgggaacaAGAAGCTAGTTGCTGATTGCAACGGAAGGTGCTGAGAGTGAGTGTAATCAATGATATCTTAGACTGTTTAATTTGTTCAGGTATGATCATGGGAGCAGCAGTCTCAACGGTTTACCATAACCTTAGACTAAGGCATCCAACACTTGATTTGCCTGTGATTGACTATGATTTGGTGCTCCTTATTCAGCCAATGCTCATGCTGGGGATTAGCATAGGTGTCACTTTCAATGTGATATTTCCTGATTGGGTGATCACAGTTACCCTAATTATTCTGTGCATAGGTAATGTTAGTTGCATTGAAGTTCTGATTACCATAATTTCCTCTTTTACTAACACCCTTGATTGCTTGTGGTGGTTTTCAGGGACATCAGTGAAGGCATTTTTCAAGGGTCTTGATACATGGAAAATAGAAACCATATTGAAAGAGGTAGTGTGTATGCTTTTTTTGCTTGTTGTTATGATCTGGAGCATTTAAAGTAGTATGAACACCCTGGAAATTCTATATAACAATGGTTTTATGCCTCATAATTAATCTTATATAGAAGccacaaataacaaaaatcaacccattttatacttttaaatctcacttgattttgatttcaggTTGCTGCTAAGCGTTTTGAGTCAACTGGTGAGATCGTCTGCGGTTTGATTTCAAGTCTTGCGAATCTTTTTAAAGCAATTCTCGCTCACTGTCCATTCCTCTGAAGTTAACATGTGTGAACTGTTATGCTGTAGCAGGTGGTAGTGAGGAAGTTGAATACAAACCTCTTCCAGATGGACAAGGCAACGATCCTCCAAAGGCCAGCAAGGTATTGAAGATTGGTTTACCGTGGAAAATGAGCCAGGACAATATAGTTTTGTGATTAACATAAGTGAATAATTAATGCAGGTTACCATACTTCAGAATATTTATTGGAAGGAACTTGgacttcttgtttttgtttgggTGTCATACCTTGCTGTTCAGATTGCCaaggttttctttcctttcttgtcCATAATCGTTGTATCATACCATATTTCTCcttataataaactaaaagtTGTCATCTCCTTGGCAACAGAACTATACAGCCCCGTGTTCAACAACTTTCTGGGTATTAAACTTGTTGCAGGTATACATGTTCTGTTGGTGCAAATCATCttgatttctgattttatttcatATCCAGTTTGAAGGATGCTTTCCATGTTTTAACAGATTCCAATTTCCATCGGAGTCTTTCTTTACGAGGCCATCGGTCTGTACAAGGGAAGACGGAGAATTTCATCCAAGGGGGATGAAATCATGGATTGGCAAGTGCACCGGTTGCTCATGTTTTCTGTCTGTGGTGTGGTGGCTGGAATAGTGGGTGGCCTGCTTGGAATAGGTGGAGGATTTGTCATGGGTCCATTGTTCTTGGAAATGGGAATCCCTCCTCAGGTATAAGCTTGTGCACATTTCTTTATTTCTAACAGAACATCCTTGCAAATGTAACTACGTGgcgacatatatatatatatatatatatatatatatatatatatatatatatatatcaacgtTGGACCATTAGCCCTAGCACCTAACTACGCAATTCTTGCCCAGGTATCGAGTGGCACAGCCACCTTCGGGATGTTGTTCTCCTCATCAATGTCTGTTGTAGAATATTATCTCCTGGATCGTTTTCCTGTACCTTATGGTGAGTTAGTGTTCCCCTGCACCTATAATTCATCAAAAATATCTATGTTCTTCTCACAAGTCATAGAATGCTGAGCACTCAAATATACTCTATGCAATTGGCTTTGCAGCTCTCTACTTTATTGCTGTGGCCGTCATTGCTGCCTTCATTGGTCAAAATATTATCACAAAACTTATCACTATATCTGGAAGGGCATCCCTCATCATCTTTGTGCTAGCCTTCACAATATTTATCAGTGCCATAGCACTAGGTAAGATTcagtaaatttataattttaggcTGTTAGGAGCTGCCTTCTCCTCTTTTCAGCATGGTAAAGTAATTTTCAGATCCTGAAGACACTTTTTACTTCAATTTGGTAGGTGGGGTTGGCATAACAAGAACGATTGGAATGGTTGAGCGGCATGAATATATGGGTTTTGAGAACCTTTGCAAGTACACAGCAGCATAGTGTACTGTGTGTTCAAGAGACATAGAACAGTTAACTAATTGAAGGTGACATAGAACACATGCTTAAAGTTGATTAAAGTAGGCGTAagagtttcaatttttttttgaaataattaatggcCGCTCACGTTGATGATGATGGTAGATGCTTTGAACGAAAGTTTCCCACAAATGGAGCTTTCCCTGGTAAAATCATTTCGCATGTAGGCCCAATTTGCAGCTGGAAGCCTCatgttgcttttcattttcGTTTTCGATTGATAGTGTTGAATTCCCATTCCCCACAAATACAAATTAGAATAAAACTAGTACATTTCGTGTTGTTTcgggatgttttttaaaatttatttttatttaattatataaaaattaaaatagatatttataataaagataataaatgtattttttctgtCAAAATTATCTATTCATATTCATGTaacgttttttgtttttaaaataatatgttttttttattatcataatattttattgaaaacaataaataataattaaa includes:
- the LOC7458977 gene encoding sulfite exporter TauE/SafE family protein 3 isoform X1 codes for the protein MAFLGAKFLSLRPAAILFFTFMLASAFISAERSIKHGVSRLSEAEELEPNYLVKIISFLWQSDESGYQHVWPELSFNWQAVIGTIIGFFGAAFGSVGGVGGGGIFVPMLTLIIGFDPKSATAISKCMIMGAAVSTVYHNLRLRHPTLDLPVIDYDLVLLIQPMLMLGISIGVTFNVIFPDWVITVTLIILCIGTSVKAFFKGLDTWKIETILKEVAAKRFESTAGGSEEVEYKPLPDGQGNDPPKASKVTILQNIYWKELGLLVFVWVSYLAVQIAKNYTAPCSTTFWVLNLLQIPISIGVFLYEAIGLYKGRRRISSKGDEIMDWQVHRLLMFSVCGVVAGIVGGLLGIGGGFVMGPLFLEMGIPPQVSSGTATFGMLFSSSMSVVEYYLLDRFPVPYALYFIAVAVIAAFIGQNIITKLITISGRASLIIFVLAFTIFISAIALGGVGITRTIGMVERHEYMGFENLCKYTAA
- the LOC7458977 gene encoding sulfite exporter TauE/SafE family protein 3 isoform X2; this translates as MAFLGAKFLSLRPAAILFFTFMLASAFISAERSIKHGVSRLSEAEELEPNYLVKIISFLWQSDESGYQHVWPELSFNWQAVIGTIIGFFGAAFGSVGGVGGGGIFVPMLTLIIGFDPKSATAISKCMIMGAAVSTVYHNLRLRHPTLDLPVIDYDLVLLIQPMLMLGISIGVTFNVIFPDWVITVTLIILCIGTSVKAFFKGLDTWKIETILKEVAAKRFESTGGSEEVEYKPLPDGQGNDPPKASKVTILQNIYWKELGLLVFVWVSYLAVQIAKNYTAPCSTTFWVLNLLQIPISIGVFLYEAIGLYKGRRRISSKGDEIMDWQVHRLLMFSVCGVVAGIVGGLLGIGGGFVMGPLFLEMGIPPQVSSGTATFGMLFSSSMSVVEYYLLDRFPVPYALYFIAVAVIAAFIGQNIITKLITISGRASLIIFVLAFTIFISAIALGGVGITRTIGMVERHEYMGFENLCKYTAA
- the LOC7458977 gene encoding sulfite exporter TauE/SafE family protein 3 isoform X3, whose translation is MIMGAAVSTVYHNLRLRHPTLDLPVIDYDLVLLIQPMLMLGISIGVTFNVIFPDWVITVTLIILCIGTSVKAFFKGLDTWKIETILKEVAAKRFESTAGGSEEVEYKPLPDGQGNDPPKASKVTILQNIYWKELGLLVFVWVSYLAVQIAKNYTAPCSTTFWVLNLLQIPISIGVFLYEAIGLYKGRRRISSKGDEIMDWQVHRLLMFSVCGVVAGIVGGLLGIGGGFVMGPLFLEMGIPPQVSSGTATFGMLFSSSMSVVEYYLLDRFPVPYALYFIAVAVIAAFIGQNIITKLITISGRASLIIFVLAFTIFISAIALGGVGITRTIGMVERHEYMGFENLCKYTAA